From a region of the Agrobacterium tumefaciens genome:
- a CDS encoding nucleoside deaminase, whose translation MAERTHFMELALEEASAAAEREEVPIGAVLVLDGKVIARSGNQTRALNDPTAHAEIAVIRMACEALGQERLPGADLYVTLEPCTMCAAAISFARIRRLYYGAEDPKGGAVDSGVRFFNQPTCHHAPDVYSGLAERESAEILRQFFQQKRIDDAI comes from the coding sequence ATGGCCGAAAGGACGCATTTCATGGAACTGGCACTGGAAGAAGCCAGTGCCGCAGCCGAACGTGAAGAGGTTCCGATCGGCGCCGTTCTGGTCCTGGATGGCAAAGTCATTGCCCGATCAGGCAACCAGACCCGCGCATTGAACGATCCAACAGCGCACGCAGAAATCGCAGTCATCCGCATGGCCTGCGAAGCGCTGGGTCAGGAACGCCTGCCGGGTGCCGACCTTTACGTTACGCTGGAGCCCTGCACCATGTGTGCTGCGGCGATCTCCTTTGCCCGTATCCGACGGCTGTACTACGGCGCGGAAGACCCCAAAGGCGGTGCGGTTGACAGCGGTGTCCGCTTTTTCAACCAGCCAACGTGTCACCATGCGCCGGACGTTTATTCAGGCCTCGCAGAACGCGAAAGCGCCGAGATTTTACGGCAATTCTTTCAGCAGAAACGGATTGATGACGCTATTTGA
- a CDS encoding bifunctional riboflavin kinase/FAD synthetase, giving the protein MTVFHRNEKKEPLPENLRGGVIAIGNFDGVHRGHRAVLDRALELAEARGVPALVLTFEPHPRSVFRPDTPVFRLSPAPLKARLLEAIGFQSVIEYPFDRAFSERSADEFVKSILVDWLGASAVVTGFDFHFGKGREGGPAFLMQAGKRYGFDVTLVDAFRDEGADVVSSSRIRDLLSDGDVSNAAGLLGYRFTVEAEVIGGQKLGRTLGFPTANMSLAPETELKAGIYAVRFRRPDGSLHDGVASFGYRPTVTENGAALLETYVFDFSGDLYGEVCSVSFFGHLRDELKFEGLEPLVAQIRQDEEEARALLAGVRPLTELDAKIAF; this is encoded by the coding sequence GAGAAAAAAGAGCCGCTGCCAGAAAATCTGCGTGGTGGCGTCATCGCCATCGGCAATTTCGACGGCGTGCATCGCGGTCATCGTGCCGTTCTGGATCGCGCGTTGGAGTTGGCGGAAGCGCGCGGTGTTCCGGCGCTTGTCTTGACCTTCGAGCCGCATCCTCGTTCGGTGTTTCGTCCTGACACTCCGGTTTTCCGCCTGTCGCCAGCCCCTTTGAAGGCGCGACTTCTGGAGGCGATCGGTTTCCAGTCCGTCATCGAATATCCGTTCGATCGTGCGTTTTCCGAACGGTCTGCCGACGAGTTTGTCAAATCCATCCTCGTCGACTGGCTGGGCGCCAGTGCAGTGGTGACCGGTTTTGACTTTCATTTCGGCAAGGGCCGGGAAGGTGGCCCGGCATTTTTGATGCAGGCCGGCAAACGTTATGGGTTCGACGTCACGTTGGTTGATGCCTTCCGGGATGAGGGAGCCGATGTCGTCTCGTCCAGCCGTATTCGCGATCTTCTGTCTGATGGCGATGTCTCCAACGCGGCGGGTCTGTTGGGATATCGCTTCACGGTCGAGGCCGAAGTCATCGGTGGTCAGAAGCTTGGTCGCACACTGGGTTTTCCGACGGCCAATATGTCGCTTGCTCCCGAAACTGAACTGAAGGCTGGCATCTATGCCGTTCGTTTCCGCCGGCCGGATGGAAGCCTTCATGATGGTGTCGCGAGCTTCGGTTATCGTCCGACGGTGACCGAAAACGGTGCTGCTCTGCTGGAAACCTATGTCTTCGATTTTTCCGGCGATCTCTATGGTGAAGTCTGTTCAGTGTCTTTCTTCGGCCATTTGCGCGACGAACTGAAGTTCGAAGGCTTGGAGCCACTTGTCGCCCAGATCAGGCAGGATGAAGAGGAAGCGAGAGCGCTGCTCGCGGGCGTTCGGCCATTAACCGAGCTGGACGCGAAAATAGCCTTTTGA
- a CDS encoding TldD/PmbA family protein, giving the protein MSSEIDSSKLLDRASQLVDLARAAGADEADAVVVRSRSQSIGVRLGKVENTESSESDDFSLRVFVGRRVASVSANPGFDLKTLAERAVAMAKVSPEDPYACLADKDRLATSYDDLKLFDPTEVPADKLSEAALAAEEAALAVKGVTNSSGAGASSGMGGLVLVTSHGFAGSYMGSRFSRSVSVIAGEGTKMERDYDFDSRLYYADLDAAELIGRRAGEKAVERVGPRQVDTGSNMTVVFDPRIARGFVGAIAGAINGASVARKTSFLRDKMGQQVLKSGLNLTDDPQIVRGPSSRPFDGEGVRGERMVMIEDGVLKHWFLSTSAARELGLETNGRGVRGGTSVSPASTNLALEPGDISPEDLIRQIGTGFYVTELIGHGANMLTGEYSCGASGFWIENGEKSFPVSEVTIASNLKDMFMRITPANDIDRKYGIAAPTLAIEGMTIAGK; this is encoded by the coding sequence ATGTCTTCGGAAATCGATTCTTCTAAGCTTCTCGATCGTGCCAGCCAACTTGTCGACCTCGCCCGCGCCGCCGGTGCAGATGAGGCCGATGCTGTTGTGGTCCGGTCCCGTTCTCAGTCCATTGGTGTCCGGCTCGGAAAAGTGGAAAACACCGAGTCCTCTGAAAGCGATGATTTCTCGCTCCGTGTTTTTGTCGGTCGGCGCGTTGCAAGCGTGTCCGCCAATCCTGGTTTCGACCTGAAGACATTGGCGGAGAGAGCCGTCGCGATGGCGAAGGTTTCCCCTGAAGATCCCTACGCCTGCCTGGCGGACAAGGATCGGCTGGCAACGTCTTATGACGACCTCAAGCTTTTTGATCCCACCGAAGTTCCCGCTGACAAGCTGAGCGAAGCTGCGCTTGCTGCGGAAGAAGCCGCTCTTGCGGTCAAGGGCGTCACCAATTCCTCCGGCGCTGGTGCGTCGAGCGGTATGGGCGGTCTTGTTCTCGTCACATCACATGGCTTTGCCGGCAGCTACATGGGCAGCCGCTTCAGTCGCTCCGTCAGCGTCATTGCAGGCGAAGGCACGAAGATGGAGCGTGATTACGACTTCGACAGCCGTCTCTATTACGCCGATCTGGACGCGGCCGAGCTCATAGGCCGTCGTGCCGGAGAAAAAGCAGTCGAGCGTGTCGGTCCACGTCAGGTCGACACCGGCAGCAACATGACGGTTGTTTTCGATCCGCGCATTGCCCGCGGGTTTGTTGGCGCCATTGCCGGTGCGATCAACGGTGCATCCGTTGCGCGCAAGACAAGTTTCCTGCGCGACAAGATGGGCCAGCAGGTGCTGAAAAGCGGACTTAACCTCACTGATGACCCGCAGATCGTGCGCGGTCCATCTTCCCGTCCTTTCGATGGGGAAGGGGTGAGGGGCGAACGCATGGTGATGATTGAGGACGGTGTGCTGAAGCACTGGTTCCTGTCAACCTCGGCGGCGCGTGAACTCGGTCTGGAAACCAACGGGCGCGGTGTTCGTGGCGGTACGTCGGTTTCGCCGGCATCAACCAATCTGGCGCTCGAGCCCGGCGATATTTCTCCCGAGGATTTGATCCGCCAGATCGGCACAGGCTTCTACGTCACCGAACTCATCGGCCACGGCGCCAATATGCTGACCGGTGAATATAGCTGTGGCGCCAGCGGTTTCTGGATCGAGAACGGTGAAAAGTCCTTCCCGGTTTCGGAAGTGACGATCGCCTCGAACCTCAAGGACATGTTCATGCGGATAACGCCGGCGAACGACATCGATCGCAAATACGGCATTGCTGCTCCGACCCTTGCAATCGAAGGCATGACGATCGCGGGCAAGTGA
- the rsmD gene encoding 16S rRNA (guanine(966)-N(2))-methyltransferase RsmD → MRIVGGEFRGRSLAAPKTNSIRPTIDRTRESLFNILSHAYPESLDGTRVLDVFAGTGAVGLEALSRGCRVALFVENGVEGRGLLWENIDALGLHGRARILRRDATKLGGVNNIEPFDVLFADPPYGHGHGEKAFSAAHVGGWLVPGALAILEERGDVVVTVEPVFKLLESRTFGDTKMHFYRYEP, encoded by the coding sequence ATGCGGATCGTAGGCGGTGAGTTCCGCGGCCGAAGCTTGGCCGCGCCGAAAACCAATTCCATTCGTCCAACCATCGACAGGACAAGGGAAAGCCTTTTTAATATTCTGAGCCATGCTTATCCGGAAAGTCTGGATGGTACGCGCGTTCTGGATGTTTTTGCCGGTACCGGCGCTGTTGGCCTCGAGGCTCTGTCGCGCGGCTGCCGTGTGGCGCTCTTCGTCGAGAACGGTGTTGAGGGCAGGGGCCTGCTCTGGGAAAACATCGATGCGCTTGGCCTGCACGGTCGTGCCCGCATTTTGCGGCGGGATGCGACCAAGCTTGGCGGTGTCAACAACATCGAACCGTTCGATGTGCTGTTCGCTGACCCACCCTATGGCCATGGCCATGGTGAAAAGGCTTTTTCTGCTGCGCATGTCGGCGGCTGGCTGGTGCCGGGCGCTCTTGCGATCCTGGAAGAGCGTGGCGATGTGGTCGTGACGGTCGAGCCGGTTTTCAAGCTGCTCGAAAGCCGAACCTTCGGCGATACCAAAATGCATTTTTACCGCTACGAACCCTGA
- a CDS encoding pseudouridine synthase: MTFKDKPKRDGGKTFSRDKKPKSADKPAVHREKKPSVAKAEAVEATAVIGAKPERISKIMARAGVASRRDVERMIMEGRVSLNGVKLDSPVVNATLSDKIEVDGMPIRGAERTRLWLYHKPAGLVTTNSDPEGRPTVFDNLPGELPRVLSIGRLDINTEGLLLLTNDGGLSRVLELPTTGWLRRYRVRAHGEVDQAALDKLKDGIAVDGVLYGAIDATLDRTQGHNVWITMGLREGKNREIKNVLGAIGLEVNRLIRISYGPFQLGDLAEGKVLEVRGRMLRDQLGPRLIEQAGANFDAPIYDVPVDEEEEKPAKSEWAKSDTREGKPRFDKGGKPEDRRERALGRLDTKRSDKPAGKFGSKPAGKGRDDEEDDRRSNRPPLGSSRTANVWMAPGAKPTRDGKARKSVRAEAESLFKKPSAQAEARRNVVRHADDEGEWIRSDSTREEDRGRGERPARGDRGFGDRPARGEKSFGDRPFRDRPREEGDRPRGERPARGERSFGDRPARSEKPFGDRPFRDRPREEGDRPRGDRPFGDKPRGGKPGGKPGGKPAFGKSGERGERSGFSGKGKGAGGKGPGGGKPGGKGPGGKPSGGRGMTRNADRRR; the protein is encoded by the coding sequence ATGACTTTTAAAGACAAGCCGAAGCGTGACGGCGGCAAGACATTTAGCCGCGACAAGAAGCCGAAGAGCGCCGACAAGCCGGCCGTTCATCGGGAAAAGAAGCCGTCGGTGGCGAAAGCCGAGGCGGTTGAAGCCACTGCCGTTATTGGCGCGAAGCCGGAGCGTATCTCCAAGATCATGGCGCGCGCCGGTGTGGCGTCGCGTCGCGATGTCGAGCGGATGATCATGGAAGGTCGCGTGTCGCTGAATGGCGTCAAGCTGGACTCGCCGGTCGTCAATGCCACGCTGTCGGACAAGATCGAAGTCGACGGTATGCCGATTCGTGGCGCCGAGCGTACGCGTCTGTGGCTCTATCACAAGCCTGCCGGTCTGGTGACGACCAATTCCGATCCGGAAGGTCGCCCGACGGTCTTTGATAATCTGCCGGGTGAATTGCCGCGCGTTCTGTCCATCGGCCGTCTCGATATCAATACCGAAGGCCTGTTGCTTCTGACCAATGACGGCGGTCTTTCGCGCGTCCTGGAACTGCCGACCACCGGCTGGCTGCGCCGTTACCGCGTGCGCGCCCACGGCGAGGTCGATCAGGCTGCGCTCGACAAGCTGAAGGACGGTATTGCTGTAGACGGCGTCCTTTACGGCGCGATCGATGCGACGCTGGACCGTACGCAGGGTCATAACGTCTGGATCACCATGGGTCTTCGCGAAGGCAAGAACCGTGAAATCAAGAACGTGCTCGGCGCGATTGGCCTTGAGGTCAACCGCCTGATCCGCATTTCCTACGGTCCTTTCCAGCTTGGTGATCTGGCGGAAGGCAAGGTGCTGGAAGTGCGCGGCCGCATGTTGCGCGATCAGCTTGGCCCACGTCTCATCGAGCAGGCTGGTGCCAATTTCGATGCGCCGATCTATGATGTGCCTGTCGACGAAGAGGAAGAAAAGCCAGCCAAGTCCGAATGGGCTAAGAGCGATACGCGTGAAGGCAAGCCCCGTTTCGACAAGGGTGGCAAGCCTGAAGATCGCCGCGAACGCGCACTTGGCCGTCTGGACACGAAGCGCAGCGACAAGCCCGCTGGCAAGTTCGGTTCGAAGCCCGCCGGCAAGGGCCGCGACGATGAAGAAGATGATCGCCGCAGCAATCGTCCCCCGTTGGGCAGCAGCCGTACCGCCAATGTCTGGATGGCTCCGGGCGCCAAGCCGACACGCGATGGCAAGGCGCGCAAATCTGTCCGCGCTGAGGCTGAAAGTCTGTTCAAGAAGCCATCCGCGCAGGCCGAAGCACGTCGCAATGTCGTGCGGCATGCGGATGACGAGGGTGAATGGATACGCTCCGATTCCACGCGCGAGGAAGATCGCGGCCGTGGCGAGCGTCCTGCCCGTGGTGACAGAGGTTTTGGCGACCGTCCTGCACGGGGTGAAAAGTCCTTTGGCGATCGGCCGTTCCGCGATCGTCCTCGCGAAGAGGGTGACCGCCCGCGTGGCGAGCGTCCGGCTCGTGGCGAAAGAAGCTTTGGTGACCGTCCCGCACGGAGTGAGAAGCCCTTCGGTGATCGTCCATTCCGCGACCGGCCCCGTGAAGAAGGTGATCGTCCGCGTGGCGACCGGCCTTTCGGCGACAAGCCCAGAGGCGGAAAACCCGGCGGTAAGCCCGGCGGAAAGCCAGCCTTCGGCAAGTCGGGTGAACGTGGTGAGCGCTCGGGTTTTTCGGGCAAGGGTAAAGGCGCTGGCGGCAAAGGCCCCGGCGGCGGCAAGCCGGGCGGCAAAGGTCCGGGTGGCAAACCTTCTGGTGGCAGGGGAATGACACGTAATGCGGATCGTAGGCGGTGA
- a CDS encoding isoleucine--tRNA ligase, with translation MNDTAEKIDYSSTLYLPQTDFPMRAGLPQKEPETVKRWQEMGLYKKLRASAAGREKFVLHDGPPYANGNIHIGHALNKILKDVITRSFQMRGYDSNYVPGWDCHGLPIEWKIEEAYRAKGKNKDEVPVNEFRKECREFASGWIKVQAEEFKRLGIEGDFDNPYTTMNFHAEARIAGELLKIAKSGQLYRGSKPVMWSVVERTALAEAEVEYADVESDMIWVKFPILDGAADLEGDFVVIWTTTPWTIPGNRAIAFSSRVEYGLYEVTEAANDFGPRPGEKLIFAKKLAEEAATKAKLTFKLVRDVKAEELVAMTCAHPLASLGYDFAVPLLDGDHVTDDAGTGFVHTAPSHGREDFDAWTGHQRVIEARGISSKIPFPVDDAGFYTEDAPGFGPSAEGGAARVMDDNGKKGDANERVIKALIATNTLFARGRLKHSYPHSWRSKKPVIFRNTPQWFVYMDKELGDGTTLRSRSLSAIDQTRFVPASGQNRLRAMIEGRPDWVLSRQRTWGVPIAVFADEKGEILVDDAVNQRIIDAFEVEGADAWFAEGAKERFLGNDHDHAKWLQVMDILDVWFDSGSTHTFTLEDRPDLKWPADVYLEGSDQHRGWFHSSLLESCATRGRAPYNAVVTHGFTMDEKGEKMSKSKGNVVSPQEVMKDAGADILRLWVMTTDYWDDQRLGKAIIQTNVDAYRKLRNTIRWMLGTLAHYEGEEIAYADLPDLEKLVLHRLSELDQVVRDGYDSFEFKKIARALVDFANVELSAFYFDVRKDTLYCDAPSSLKRRAALSVIAKLFDCLVGWLAPMLPFTTDEAWLSRYPDAESVHLVQFPSVPAEWKNDALEAKWEKIRKVRTAVTGALEIERREKRIGSSLEAAPVVHIADAELLAALEGEDFAEICITSAISVVAGEGPADAFRLAEVSKVAVEQKLAEGRKCARSWRITTDVGADPQYPDVSARDAEALRELAALA, from the coding sequence ATGAACGACACCGCAGAAAAAATCGATTATTCCTCAACGCTTTACCTGCCGCAGACGGATTTCCCGATGCGCGCTGGTCTGCCGCAGAAAGAGCCGGAAACGGTCAAGCGTTGGCAAGAAATGGGCCTCTACAAGAAGCTGCGCGCTTCCGCCGCCGGCCGCGAGAAATTCGTGCTGCATGACGGCCCGCCCTATGCCAACGGCAACATCCATATCGGCCACGCGCTCAACAAGATCCTGAAGGATGTCATCACCCGCTCGTTCCAGATGCGCGGTTACGATTCCAATTACGTTCCGGGCTGGGATTGCCACGGTCTGCCGATCGAGTGGAAGATCGAGGAAGCATATCGCGCCAAGGGCAAGAACAAGGATGAGGTTCCGGTCAACGAATTCCGCAAGGAATGCCGTGAATTTGCCTCGGGCTGGATCAAGGTTCAGGCTGAGGAATTCAAGCGCCTCGGCATCGAGGGTGACTTCGACAACCCATACACGACGATGAACTTCCACGCTGAGGCTCGGATCGCCGGTGAATTGCTGAAAATCGCCAAGAGCGGTCAGCTTTATCGCGGCTCGAAGCCCGTCATGTGGTCCGTGGTCGAGCGTACCGCGCTGGCTGAGGCGGAAGTCGAATATGCAGACGTAGAGAGCGACATGATCTGGGTGAAATTCCCGATCCTGGATGGCGCTGCTGATCTCGAGGGTGATTTTGTCGTCATCTGGACGACCACGCCCTGGACCATCCCCGGTAACCGTGCCATCGCCTTTTCGTCGCGTGTCGAGTATGGCCTTTATGAAGTCACGGAAGCCGCCAACGATTTCGGTCCGCGGCCGGGTGAAAAGCTGATCTTCGCCAAGAAGCTGGCCGAAGAGGCCGCAACCAAGGCAAAGCTGACCTTCAAGCTGGTTCGTGACGTGAAAGCGGAAGAACTGGTCGCCATGACCTGCGCCCATCCGCTGGCGTCGCTCGGTTACGATTTCGCCGTGCCGTTGCTTGATGGCGACCACGTCACGGACGACGCCGGTACGGGCTTCGTTCACACAGCGCCGAGCCATGGTCGCGAAGACTTTGACGCATGGACCGGTCATCAGCGCGTCATCGAAGCGCGTGGCATCTCTTCCAAAATCCCGTTCCCGGTCGATGACGCCGGTTTCTATACCGAGGATGCTCCCGGTTTCGGCCCATCCGCCGAAGGCGGTGCTGCCCGCGTTATGGATGACAACGGTAAGAAGGGCGATGCCAACGAGCGCGTCATCAAGGCGCTCATCGCGACCAACACACTGTTTGCGCGTGGCCGCCTGAAGCACAGCTATCCGCATAGCTGGCGCTCCAAGAAGCCCGTGATCTTCCGCAATACGCCGCAATGGTTCGTCTACATGGACAAGGAACTCGGCGACGGCACCACGCTCAGGTCGCGTTCGCTTTCGGCCATCGACCAGACGCGCTTTGTGCCGGCTTCCGGCCAGAACCGCCTGCGCGCCATGATCGAGGGTCGCCCGGACTGGGTTCTGTCGCGCCAGCGCACCTGGGGCGTGCCAATCGCTGTATTTGCCGACGAAAAGGGTGAAATCCTGGTCGACGACGCTGTCAACCAGCGCATCATCGATGCTTTCGAGGTTGAAGGTGCCGACGCATGGTTTGCAGAAGGCGCCAAGGAACGCTTCCTCGGTAATGACCACGATCATGCCAAGTGGCTGCAGGTCATGGACATTCTCGATGTCTGGTTCGACTCGGGCTCGACGCACACCTTCACGCTGGAAGATCGCCCGGACCTCAAGTGGCCGGCGGATGTCTATCTCGAAGGTTCTGACCAGCACCGCGGCTGGTTCCATTCGTCGCTGCTGGAAAGCTGCGCGACGCGTGGTCGTGCGCCTTACAACGCCGTTGTCACCCATGGTTTCACCATGGACGAGAAGGGCGAAAAGATGTCGAAGTCCAAGGGTAACGTCGTTTCGCCGCAGGAAGTGATGAAGGATGCCGGTGCCGACATTCTTCGACTGTGGGTCATGACCACAGACTACTGGGACGACCAGCGCCTCGGCAAGGCCATCATCCAGACCAATGTCGATGCCTATCGCAAGCTGCGCAACACCATCCGCTGGATGCTCGGCACGCTCGCCCATTATGAAGGCGAAGAAATTGCTTACGCCGACCTGCCGGATCTGGAAAAGCTGGTGCTGCACCGCCTTTCCGAACTGGATCAGGTCGTGCGCGACGGTTACGACAGCTTCGAGTTCAAGAAGATTGCGCGTGCGCTTGTCGATTTTGCCAATGTCGAGCTTTCGGCCTTCTACTTCGACGTCCGCAAGGACACGCTCTATTGCGACGCGCCGTCGTCGCTGAAGCGCCGTGCGGCTCTGTCGGTCATCGCCAAGCTGTTCGATTGCCTCGTTGGCTGGCTTGCGCCGATGCTGCCCTTCACCACCGATGAAGCGTGGCTGTCGCGTTACCCGGATGCCGAATCCGTGCATCTCGTTCAATTCCCCTCCGTGCCTGCGGAATGGAAGAACGACGCGCTGGAAGCGAAGTGGGAAAAGATCCGCAAGGTTCGTACCGCTGTTACCGGCGCTCTGGAAATCGAACGCCGCGAAAAGCGTATAGGCTCGTCTCTCGAAGCGGCTCCAGTGGTCCATATCGCTGATGCTGAGCTTCTGGCCGCACTCGAGGGCGAAGACTTCGCCGAAATCTGCATCACCTCGGCGATCTCTGTCGTCGCGGGTGAAGGCCCTGCCGATGCCTTCCGCCTGGCGGAAGTATCGAAGGTTGCGGTTGAGCAGAAGCTGGCGGAAGGCCGTAAATGCGCCCGTTCCTGGCGCATCACCACCGATGTCGGTGCCGATCCGCAATATCCGGATGTTTCGGCGCGTGATGCAGAGGCGCTGCGCGAGCTTGCCGCTCTCGCATGA
- a CDS encoding potassium transporter TrkA, with protein sequence MTEHDALFTEPLLLLAGAVIAASIFRKLGLGTVLGYLVAGIVIGPFLHLVTDAKDIFNVSELGVVFLLFIIGLELKPSRIWQMRRDILGLGLAQVLVTGGTLAAITWWAGLIEWRGSLVAGFGLALSSTAFALQILADDGDMNTKHGNRSFSILLFQDLAIVPLLALVTILSNRPEVPTDSMVSDLVASVVAVGGMVLAGRYLLTPMFQIIARTGAREVMIAAALFVVIGAAAIMEMVGLSMGMGALLAGLMLSESSYRHELEADIEPFRGLFLALFFMAVGMSLHIRIVYEHIVLILVAVPVMMLVKATLIHALCRIAGSSRYASSRIALLLAQGGEFGFVLFTTAAASGLFPQATASILVAIVTLSMALTPLLAVVSRRLTAEDADEDALEEDFDGAGADVLMIGFSRFGQIASQILLAGGRDVTVIDSSADRVRQAARFGFRIFFGDGTRKDVLIAAGIERADIVAVCTHKKETTDRIIDMIQSEFPSVRIFARSYDRIHSIDLRKKGIEYELRETLESGLVFGRRMLEGLDMDSERAISIADDIRERDEERLQLQAVEGLAAGRQMLHNKPVREVKPEPLMKPKNKVEKREEEDEPEDGDAEIVA encoded by the coding sequence ATGACTGAGCACGACGCTCTCTTTACCGAACCCCTGCTGCTTTTGGCCGGTGCGGTGATTGCAGCTTCCATTTTTCGCAAGCTCGGACTTGGAACCGTCCTAGGTTATCTGGTGGCGGGCATCGTCATCGGGCCGTTTCTTCATCTGGTGACGGATGCGAAAGACATCTTCAACGTTTCCGAACTCGGCGTCGTTTTCCTGCTGTTCATCATCGGCCTTGAACTGAAGCCGTCACGCATCTGGCAGATGCGGCGCGACATTCTGGGTCTTGGGCTGGCACAGGTGCTTGTTACCGGGGGTACGCTTGCGGCAATTACCTGGTGGGCAGGGTTGATCGAATGGCGAGGCAGCCTTGTGGCCGGTTTCGGACTTGCGCTTTCTTCAACTGCCTTTGCGCTGCAAATCCTCGCAGATGATGGCGACATGAATACCAAACACGGCAACCGCTCTTTCTCGATCCTGTTGTTTCAGGACCTCGCGATCGTCCCCTTGCTTGCTCTCGTCACTATTCTTTCCAATCGTCCGGAAGTGCCGACCGACTCGATGGTTTCGGACCTCGTCGCCTCGGTCGTGGCGGTGGGCGGCATGGTTCTCGCGGGGCGTTATCTGCTGACCCCAATGTTCCAGATCATTGCCCGGACCGGAGCGCGCGAAGTCATGATCGCCGCAGCACTCTTTGTGGTCATCGGTGCCGCAGCGATCATGGAAATGGTCGGTCTTTCCATGGGTATGGGCGCGCTTCTGGCGGGCCTGATGCTGTCGGAATCGTCTTATCGACACGAACTTGAGGCCGATATCGAGCCGTTTCGCGGCCTTTTTCTGGCGCTGTTCTTCATGGCGGTCGGCATGTCGCTGCACATCCGCATCGTCTATGAGCACATCGTCCTGATCCTGGTTGCCGTGCCGGTGATGATGCTCGTCAAGGCGACACTCATTCACGCCCTCTGCCGTATCGCAGGCTCGTCGCGTTACGCATCGAGCCGTATCGCCCTGCTTCTGGCACAAGGTGGCGAATTTGGTTTTGTACTCTTCACCACGGCCGCAGCGTCCGGGCTGTTCCCACAGGCGACAGCATCGATACTGGTTGCCATTGTCACGTTATCAATGGCCTTGACCCCGCTTCTCGCCGTCGTGTCACGCCGTCTGACTGCGGAAGACGCGGACGAAGACGCGCTTGAAGAGGATTTCGACGGCGCGGGTGCCGATGTTCTGATGATCGGCTTTTCGCGTTTCGGCCAGATCGCATCGCAGATTCTTCTGGCAGGCGGGAGAGACGTCACAGTGATCGATAGTTCTGCCGATCGTGTGCGTCAGGCAGCCCGTTTCGGCTTCCGCATTTTCTTCGGTGACGGCACGCGCAAGGACGTTCTGATTGCCGCCGGCATCGAACGCGCCGATATCGTCGCCGTCTGCACCCACAAAAAGGAAACCACGGACCGGATCATCGACATGATCCAGTCGGAGTTTCCGTCCGTGCGCATCTTTGCCCGATCCTATGACCGTATCCATTCGATCGACCTCAGGAAAAAAGGCATCGAGTACGAACTGCGTGAAACGCTGGAATCGGGCCTCGTCTTCGGACGAAGGATGCTGGAGGGGTTGGATATGGACAGCGAGCGCGCAATCTCGATTGCCGACGACATACGTGAACGCGATGAGGAACGGTTGCAGTTACAGGCCGTTGAAGGCTTGGCCGCCGGCCGGCAGATGTTGCACAACAAGCCTGTCCGTGAGGTCAAACCTGAGCCGTTGATGAAGCCAAAAAACAAGGTGGAAAAACGCGAAGAGGAAGACGAGCCGGAAGATGGAGATGCAGAGATCGTCGCTTGA
- a CDS encoding patatin-like phospholipase family protein, with amino-acid sequence MEQGAYENVAAANGAADSRSDDGEPTFGLALGGGGARGICHINVVEALDELGIRPVMISGSSIGSIIGAGMAAGMTGREIRDYTLELMGRKGSVANRLWSLGPASMRHAVDGFRLGQFNLELILHALMPQALPKNFSDFSIPMKVMTTDYYAQTEVVVENGEVIQALAASAAIPALFMPVRMNGRIMIDGGIFNPVPYEHLLDHADIVIGVDVVGGPEGDGATMPNRLDSLFGASQLMMQAAIALKLRLRPPHIFLRPPVNRFRVLDFLKADEVLAASAAIKDDLKRQIEMQVELFHRGRGIEA; translated from the coding sequence ATGGAGCAAGGTGCATACGAAAACGTCGCGGCCGCAAACGGGGCCGCGGACAGCCGTAGCGATGACGGTGAACCAACGTTCGGTCTAGCCCTCGGCGGGGGCGGCGCACGCGGCATATGCCACATCAACGTCGTCGAGGCATTGGATGAACTTGGCATCCGACCGGTGATGATTTCCGGCTCTTCCATCGGCTCTATCATCGGCGCGGGCATGGCGGCCGGTATGACCGGACGCGAGATTCGCGACTACACACTTGAACTGATGGGCCGGAAGGGATCGGTTGCCAACCGACTCTGGAGCCTTGGTCCGGCCTCGATGCGCCATGCGGTTGATGGCTTCCGCCTTGGCCAGTTCAACCTCGAACTCATTCTGCACGCATTGATGCCGCAGGCCCTTCCCAAGAACTTTTCTGATTTCTCCATTCCGATGAAGGTCATGACGACCGACTACTACGCGCAGACGGAAGTGGTGGTCGAGAATGGTGAAGTGATCCAGGCGCTTGCGGCCTCAGCAGCGATCCCCGCCTTGTTCATGCCCGTGCGAATGAACGGGCGTATCATGATTGACGGTGGCATTTTCAATCCGGTTCCCTACGAGCATTTGCTGGATCATGCCGATATCGTCATTGGTGTCGACGTGGTCGGTGGACCGGAAGGTGACGGCGCCACCATGCCGAACCGGCTCGACAGTCTGTTTGGCGCCAGCCAGTTGATGATGCAGGCTGCCATCGCCCTGAAACTTCGGCTCAGACCACCGCATATCTTCCTGCGCCCGCCGGTCAACCGGTTCAGGGTGCTGGATTTTCTCAAGGCGGATGAAGTTCTGGCGGCATCCGCCGCTATCAAGGATGACCTGAAGCGGCAGATTGAGATGCAGGTTGAACTGTTTCACCGGGGACGCGGCATCGAAGCATGA